CGGACGGAACTGGGGAGGATGCGGATGCGCAATTTTGTTGCTGTGACGGCCATCATATTTTTCATCATCGTATTAACCGCATGTGCCGGCGTGCCGGGTACGGGTCCGGCAGACGAAGCCGGGGCTTCGGGAACTTCGCCTGCTCCCTCATCCCCCCAATCTTCCCCAACCGATTCTTCGACGTTTCGTTTTGTCGTGATGGGGGACAGCCGCGGATCCGGCGACGCAATCGCGGAAGCGACGCTGCGCAAGCTGCTCGGCAAGGTGAAGGAGCTGTCCCCGCAGCCGGCTTTCCTTCTGTTTACCGGCGATCAGGTTAGAGGCAGCTCGGTGAACAGCGAACTGACGGAATGGAAACGGATTGTCAGCGATTATTTTCCATTGAATGTCGTCTATCCGGCGTTAGGAAATCATGATTATGACGAAAAAGTGTTCAGCAAGCAGTTCGATTACTTGCCAAGCGACCAGCTTGCCGGCTACGGGAGAACCGTATACTATTTCGATCACGGCGACTCCCGCTTTATCGTGCTTAATTCCAATCGGCAGGATGCGAAAAGGAAATTTATCGTCGACGGCGCGCAGCGCGATTGGCTGGAGAAGCTGCTGCAGACAGGCGATAAGAAACACATTTTCGTTTCCTTCCATATTCCGGCGTATCCGGGCAGCAGCCATTTCGGCAATTCGCTGGACGCGAATCCCGGCGAACGTGACGCGTTATGGGCGATTTTGGACAAATACAACGTCAGCGCCGTTTTTGTCGGCCACGAACATAACTACAGCCGGCGCGAAGTCGATTCTTCCTTTTATGCGGCATTCCGCAACAAAGTGCCGCAGCTGACGATCGGCGGCGCCGGCGCCCCGCTGTATACCGCCGTCAAGGACAAGAAAAACGTCGTTGTCGGCCCCAAGCCGGTGTACCATTATATGATCGTCGACGTCATGCCCGACAAAACGCAATTCAGCGTATACGATATTAACAACAACCAAATCGATAGCTTCGAACGCTAACCGGACCTCAGGTCCGGTTTGTTTGTTTTTGTTTGTCTTTTCGGGTATCGAAGTTGTAAAGCGGGGCGGCAGAAGATTCGGTGCACCTGCACCAATCCATGACGCCAATCGCGGGCCCGAGGCACGAATGAACTCTCCAAAGGATCACGCCAAACGTAAAGCGTGTCCGGCATTGGATTTTTTGCCTGAAAGCAAAAAATCCATGCCGGACAAACGCGAACCAGAAGCGAGCACTCCCGTGCTGCGGGCGGGTCCAGGGCGCCAAAGCGCCTTGAGGGCTTTGCGAAGCAAAGCCAGCTTCGAAAGCATGGGGTCCCCCTAGAGGGGGATTTAGGGGGGGCATCGGCAGATGGTACACATTACATTAGCCCAATTGCTATATCATATGATATACTCGGAGTATACAAAATATGATATCAGAAAGGGGGACGTTAGCTATGAGGTTACGTCTCTTACCTGTCTTTATAAGCGTCTTTTTAAGTGCGAGCCTGCTGTTCGGAGGGTATTACGCATACCGCAGCATGGCAATGGAAAACCCGCTGAATGCTATCGTGACATCCGCTCCCGGTGTAGAAAGCGCCAATATGGATCTGTCCGGCAGCAAGGCGGTTATCGAACTGAAGCTCCGTCCTGATGCAAATCTTCGTGAAATTGTTCACAAAATCACGACGGACGGCGCTTCCATCATCGGCCAGAAAGATGTGGAATTCCGCGTGACCGGCAATTCGACGCCGAAGCTGGATCAATGGTGGTCCAGCGTGCTGTTCGACGTCGCGCAGGCGATGGAAACGAAGCAGTACGCGCAAATTCCCAAAACGCTGCAGGAGCACGCGAAAAATATGAACGGGCTGCAAGTGTCGAGCGAAATGGACGAGAAAAATGTATATATCAGACTGACGGACGGTGATCAAAGCAAATTCGTCATTTTGCCGCGCACGCCTGCGAAGATCGGAGTGTGGCCAAATGAGTAAGTACGGTAAAGAAATATTGATAGGTACGATTCCAGTCGTTTTGTTGTTTTTGCTGTTCATCGGGGTGAATATCATCCCGGTTATTTTCATGACGGTATTGTTAGCTTCTCTTTTTTACATGACTCGTATGCGCGGCGGAAATATGGGAATGGGCGGCGAACGCCGCGGCAAAGTGCGCACGCCGGCGTTTCTGACGTTCGATGAAATCGGCGGCCAGGACCGGGCTAAAAAAGAGCTGCGCGAAGCTCTGGACTTTCTGATCCGCTACGAGGAGATTCAGAAGCTGGGCATACGTCCGCTCAAAGGGATTTTGCTGACCGGTCCTCCGGGCACGGGGAAAACGCTGATGGCCAAAGCCGCGGCGCATTACACGAATTCGGTTTTTATGGCGGCATCCGGAAGTGAGTTTGTCGAGATGTACGTCGGCGTCGGTGCAAGCCGCATCCGCGACTTGTTCAAGGAAGCGCGAAACCGCGCCTCCAAAGAAAACAAAGACAGTGCGATCGTCTTCATCGACGAAATCGACGTTATTGGCGGCAAGCGGGATGGCGGACAGCATCGCGAATACGATCAGACGCTCAACCAATTGCTCACCGAGATGGACGGAATTCATACGGCGGAAAGCCCTCGCATTCTCATCATGGCGGCAACCAACCGCAAGGAGATGCTGGACAGCGCACTGCTGCGGCCGGGCCGTTTCGACCGCCATATCGAGGTGGATCTGCCTGATAAAAAAGGGCGTCTGCATATTTTGAACATCCATGCGAAAAATAAACCGCTCGCCGAAGGCGTCAGCCTGGAGACGGTGGCGGAAGAAACGTTCGGCTTCTCCGGTGCCCAGCTGGAGAGCGTCATGAACGAGGCGGCGATTTATGCGATGCGCGATGATCTGGAAAGCATCGAGCAGCGCCACCTGTCGCTCGCCGTCGACAAAGTGATGATGGGCGAGCGAACCGACCGCGAATCGACGAAGGAAGAACGCGACCGTGTGGCGCTGCACGAACTGGGCCATGCGATCGTAGCCGAAATCGTACGTCCCGGGTCGGTATCTCAGGTCGCGTTGAGCCCGCGGGGCAAGGCGCTCGGTTATGTGCGTCATAACCCGCAGCAGGATCAATATCTGTACACGAAGGAGCATTTGCAGCAGCAGATCATGATCGCTCTCGGGGGGGCCGTGGCCGAGGAAATGTTTTACGGCGGCCGGAGCACCGGCTCCCGCAACGATTTCGAGCAGGCGCTTAATCTCGTACACACGATGATGGATTGCGGATTAACGAATCTCGGCATCATCGACCGGCAAATGGTGACGAAAGAAGAACTGATGAAGGAAAATGCGGCTATTCTGGAGCAGTTGACCGAGGAAACCCGCAAGGTGCTGGAACAGCACCGTTCGGTGTTCACGCAGTCGCTCGACATCCTGATTCACGAGGAAGTATTGTCCGGCGAACAATTTCGCGAGCTTCTCGCGGGTTCGGAGCTGCCGCAGCCTGCATGATTCGATCCAGTCCCTGTGGAGGGGCTGGATTTTTTGCATGCATGGAAAAATGATTTTAAGCCACAAAAAAGTCGTTTGTGCGCCATATAAGGGTATGATATGATTAACAGTCAAATCGGGTTTTATCGTGTAAAATAAAAGATATATTCGCTTAAACTTGTTTATTTTGTCATTGTTAAAAGGCGGTGTAACGGACTTATGACATTTAAAAAAATCGGCGTGCTCGGAGCGGGCACGATGGGGCAAGGCATTGCCGAAATGCTGGCTGCGAAAGGTCTCGAAGTATTTTTAACCGAGCGGACAATCGAAAAGCTGGATGCCGCTTGGGAAATGATCGAAAATAATCTGGACAAGCAGATGGAAAAATGGGCGATTACCGCGGCGGAGAAAAAGCTGATTTTGTCCCGCATACATAAGGTTACATTTCTGGGCGACGTGTCGCTGTGCGATATGGTGATCGAAACGATCAGCGAAGATTTGGAGCAGAAAATGGAGCTGTTCCGGCAGCTCGATGCAATTTGCCCGCCGGATGTCATCATTGCCAGCAACACGTCCACCCTCAGTTTGACTGAGTTGGCGGCCGTTACAAACCGGCCGGAGCGAGTGATCGGTCTTCATTTTCTTCATCCTGTGTGGAAAATCGATCTGGTGGAAATCATCCGCGGCTTGAAAACGTCGGATCAGACATTCGAGGAAACGAAGCGTTTTGTTACCGAGACGATTCAAAAGCACGGCATCCAGGTGTACGAGTCGCCGGGTTACGTGACGACGCGGCTCATCTGCACGCTCATCAACGAAGCGCTGCACGTTTTGTCGGAGCGGGTGGCGACGGCTGAAGATATCGACACGGCGATGCGCATCGGCTACGATTTTCATTACGGGCCGCTCGAAATGATCGACCGGTTCGGGCTTGATTCGGTGCTGGCCGCGATGGAACGTCTGTTCCGCGAATTCGGCGATATCAAATACCGGCCGGCACCGGTATTAAAGCAGATGGTCCGGGCAGGGCAGCTTGGCGTCAAGACAGGACAAGGCTTTTTCCGCTACAATAAGGACGGTGACCGGATATCATGAAAATTCTTGTTATCAACGCAGGCAGCTCCTCCGTCAAGTTTCAGCTATACGATATGCGGGACGAATCGGTGCTTGCCAAAGGCAAAGTCGAGCGCATCGGCATGGAGACGGCGATATTGAGCTGCGAGCCGACGGGCAAGCAGGAATACCGCGAGGTCAGCGAAATTTTGGAGCATACGACGGCGATCCGCAAAGTGCTTGATTCGCTGGTGCATCCGGTGTACGGCGTGCTCGGGTCGATCGGGGAGATCGATGCGGTGGGGCATCGTGTCGTACACGGGGGGGAGAGCTTCAAAGAGTCGGTTCTCGTCACCGACGAGGTAAAGCGGGAAATCAAACAGCTGTTCGATCTGGCGCCGCTCCATAACCCCGCGCACATGCTCGGGATTCAGGCGGTGGAAGCGAACATGCCGGATACGCCGCAGACGGTCGTGTTTGATACGGCTTTTCATCAGACGATGCCGCCGGTAGCTTATTTGTATCCGATTCCGATGGTGCTCTACCGGAAACATAAAATACGCCGGTACGGGTTCCACGGCACATCGCACGATTACGTGAGCAAACGCGCTGCAGCATTTCTGGGCAAGCCGATCGAGGAGCTGAAAATGATTACCTGCCATATCGGAAACGGGGCAAGCTGTACGGCAGTGCTGGGCGGCAAATCGTTTGACACGAGCATGGGGATGACGCCGCTGGAAGGGCTGATGATGGGGACGCGCAGCGGCGACATCGATCCGGCGATCGTACCTTATACGATGGCCAAGGAGGATTTGACGCTCGGCGAAGTCAATTCGATGCTCAACAAGCACAGCGGGCTGCTCGCCATTTCCGGCGGTTCCAGCGATATGAGGGAAATCGTGCAGGCGATGAAGGATGGCGACAAAAACGCCGCGCTCGCTTTTGACATGTACGCTTACCGGCTGCGCAAATATATCGGCTCGTATGCCGCGGCGATGAACGGGCTCGATGTCCTCGTTTTCACGGCCGGCGTCGGAGAAAATTCCGCCCGGCTGCGCAAGGCGGTTTGCGACGGTTTGACGTTTTTCGGAGTGGAGATCGACGATGTGCTTAACGAACATCATTCCGGCCAAGAACGGGCCATATCGACGCCTTCTTCGAAGGTCGCGGTGCTCGTCATCCCGACGAACGAGGAGCTCGTCATCGCCCGAGATACCCACGCCTTAATTGTCCGGGAGAATTAGTGTATAATGATGGAAATGACGTAGATCAGCGATGCAGGAGGTTGCCGTATGTCTGAAAAATGTATGATTCGCGATGTCAAAAATCACGTAGGCGGCGCGGTTACGATCGGCTGCTGGCTGTACAATAAACGTTCCAGCGGAAAAATCCAGTTCCTGCAGCTGCGTGACGGTTCCGGGTTCATTCAGGCGGTTGTCGTCAAAAGCGAAGTGGGAGCCGACGTATGGGAAGCCGCTTCAAAGCTGACCCAGGAAAGCTCGCTTTATGTGACCGGTTCGGTCCGCGAAGATGAGCGGAGTCAAAGCGGCTATGAGCTGACCGTCACGGCAATCGAAATCATCCAAATCACGGAAGAATATCCGATCACTCCGAAGGAGCACGGCGTCGATTTCCTGATGGACCACCGCCATCTATGGCTGCGCAGTCCGCGGCAGCGGGCGATTCTCGTCATAAGAGCGCAGATCATTCGCGCGATCCAGCAATTTTTCGACGAGCGGGGCTTCCACCTGGTCGATCCTCCTATTCTAACGCCGTCTTCCTGTGAAGGAACGACTAACCTGTTTCATACGAAATATTTCGATGAAGACGCCTTTCTGACGCAAAGCGGCCAGCTGTATATGGAAGCTGCGGCAATGGCGCTCGGTCGCGTTTATTCGTTCGGTCCTACGTTCCGAGCGGAAAAATCGAAAACACGCCGGCATTTGATCGAATTTTGGATGATCGAGCCGGAGATGGCGTTTGTCGACCATGAGGAAAATCTGAAGATCCAGGAGCAATTTGTCGCCCATATCGTCCAGTCGGTGCTGCAGCATTGCGAAAAGGAGCTGAAGGTGCTCGAACGCGATACGACCAGGCTGGAAAAGGTGCAGGCGCCATTCCCGCGAATTTCGTACGACGAGGCCGTACAGTTTTTGCAAAAGCGGGGGATGGAGTTCACCTGGGGCGAAGACTTCGGAGCACCGCACGAGACGGCGATCGCCGAGCAGTTCGACAAGCCGGTATTCATCACAAAATATCCGACGGAGATCAAGGCTTTCTACATGAAGCCGGACCCCGAACGGCCGGAGGTCGTTCTGTGTGCGGATATGATCGCCCCGGAAGGTTATGGGGAAATCATCGGCGGCAGTCAGCGGATCGACGATCCGCAATTGATGGAACAGCGGTTCCAGGAACACGAGCTATCCAAGGAAGCGTACCAATGGTACCTGGATTTGCGCAAATACGGTACAGTGCCGCATTCCGGCTTCGGGCTCGGTTTGGAACGGACGGTCGCGTGGATATGCGGCCTCGACCACGTCAGAGAGACGATTCCGTTCCCGCGGCTGCTGTATCGCTTGTATCCGTAACCTAACAGGCAAGGAGAGAGGATGGTCGGATGAAAGAACAACAATCGGTCATGGCCGGCTTCCTCGCCGGCATTCGAGAGGGATCCGTTCAGATCCCTTATTTGCTTCTTAAAACGTATGCGCGGCTCAAGCTGACCGAAACCGACGCGATGCTGCTGATCCATGTGATGGCGTTCGGGGAAAAGGAAAAAGCGGAGTTTCCGACGCTTGAGGATATTCAGGCGCGCATGTCGGTCGGGCAGGAGTCGGTAATTGCCAGCCTGCAAAGGCTGCTGAAAGGCGGCTTTATTACGATCGATCAGGATGTCGACGCCCAGACCGGCGTTCAGTTCGAGCGCTACAATTTTACCCCGCTTTACGAAAAAATGGCGGCCTGCTGGGCAGACGATTACCGGAAGCGGCAGGCGGAGACGGCGGCTTCCCTTTTGCAGGACGAGGGAAGCAACGTATTCACGATTTTCGAAAACGAGTTCGGCCGCCCGCTGACGCCGATGGAAATGGAGACAATCACCACCTGGCTGGACAAAGACCGGTATAAGGAAGAGCTGATTTTAGCCGCTCTGAAGGAGGCGGTATTTGCCGGCAAGGTGCATTTCAAATACATCGACCGCATTTTGCTCGACTGGAGCCGCAACCGCGTTGCTAACGTCAAGCAGGCCAAAGAATATGCGCAGAAGTTTCGCACGAAATAAGGCGTTGCGCCTTAAACGACCCTACTCGCCGAAAGGAGAGAGGGTCGTTTTTTGTGAGCAGGGTTTGAGGCAGCAACCACTCTTATCGCGCCAAATAAAGTGGAGCGGGGCAGCCATAGGTGTTTGCGTCAGCAAAAACCACGGCAGCCATCCGCGGGCACGAGGCACGAACCTCCTCCCCAGGCATCGCGCCAAAAGTGCAGCGTGTCCGGCATAGGATTTATTACAAGCAACAATAAATCCATGCCGGACAAACGCGACCTAGCAGCGAGCGGCCGTGCAAACCGGGCGGGTCCAGGGCGCCCGAGCGCCTTAAGGGCTTTGCGGAGCAAGGCCGGCTACGGAAGCCTGGGGTCCCCCTAGAGGGGGATTTAGGGGGTGATAAAGTTGTTCCATTTTTATCAAAAATATGCTAATATAAATACGAACTATTGTTCCCTTATTTCGGGCTGCGAAATAATTAGGAAGGAGTAACAGAAATGCTAACCGACCGTTATGCGGAAATCGACGGAGTCATCGAATACATTCATCAAAATATTTATGAGGACCTTCCGCTTACCCGATTGGCGCGATACGCAGGTTACAGCCAATATCACTTCATTCGCATTTTCAAAGAAAGAACCGGGCTTTCGCCGCAGTATTACGTCTCTTCGATGCGGCTGCAAAAGGCCAAGGATTTGCTGCTGCAAACGAACTTAAGCGTTCGCGATATCGGACTTGAGATCGGCCAGCAAAGTTTGGGCACCTTTACGACCCGATTTACCGAACGGGTAGGAGTGACGCCTTCCGAATTTCGCAACCAGACGCATCAGGCGGACAACCATTTCCACACTTTGCGCAAGCTGAACGACTGGAGCAGATGGCATCCGGTTTCAACGGCGTATAACCGAATAGAAGGGACCGTACAGGCGGAAGTTCCTTTTGAGGGCATTATTTTGATCGGCTTGTTCGCCAAACCGATTCCCGAAGGTTTGCCTCTCTACGGAACGCTGCTTCCGTCGCTCGGCGATTTTTGTTTTAACGACGTCAAACCGGGCACCTACTATTTGATGGCCACCTCCGTTTCCTGGGGGATGCGGGCAATGGACATTTTGCTTCCTCATACTACTTTGCGCACAAGGTCCAAGGAACCGATCGAGGTTATGCCCCATACGCCAATCCCCCGCCAGCAGGTGATGCTTTACCCGCCGCGCTTGGATGATCCGCCCATTTTGATATCGCTGCCATTGCTGATGAACATTTTTCTCAGACAAGTCCAAAACAGCAATCGATAAGAAATTGCCGAACACAGCTTATGTTAGGATAGGAGGGTATCGAACAAGATTTGAGTTTTCAATTAAAAATAGGAGGGAAAATAAAGAAATGCATGCAGTGGAGAGTGGTGCCCATTCTGTGACGCAGCACGCGGAGATAAAGAAAAGTGTGCCGTGGATCTATTTTGTTATTTTTTTCGCCGTACTGAACGAATCCGTATTTAACGTGTCAACGCCAAGCATCGCCGAACAGTTCAGCCTTACCGCATCCGGAGTAAGCTGGGTCGTTACGATCTTTTTTATCGTGTTCGGCATGGGCATGGTCATATTCGGAAAGCTGTCCGATATGTTCAGCGTCAAAAAACTGATTACGATAGGCATCGTGCTTTACAGCACAGGGTCGATTTTGGGTTTTGCGTTACAGTCGTGGTACCCGACGATCATTATAGCGAGAGCGATTCAAGGGGCAGGCTGCTCTGCAATCCCGGCGCTCGTGTTTGTCATGGTTGCCC
The window above is part of the Paenibacillus hamazuiensis genome. Proteins encoded here:
- a CDS encoding AAA family ATPase; protein product: MSKYGKEILIGTIPVVLLFLLFIGVNIIPVIFMTVLLASLFYMTRMRGGNMGMGGERRGKVRTPAFLTFDEIGGQDRAKKELREALDFLIRYEEIQKLGIRPLKGILLTGPPGTGKTLMAKAAAHYTNSVFMAASGSEFVEMYVGVGASRIRDLFKEARNRASKENKDSAIVFIDEIDVIGGKRDGGQHREYDQTLNQLLTEMDGIHTAESPRILIMAATNRKEMLDSALLRPGRFDRHIEVDLPDKKGRLHILNIHAKNKPLAEGVSLETVAEETFGFSGAQLESVMNEAAIYAMRDDLESIEQRHLSLAVDKVMMGERTDRESTKEERDRVALHELGHAIVAEIVRPGSVSQVALSPRGKALGYVRHNPQQDQYLYTKEHLQQQIMIALGGAVAEEMFYGGRSTGSRNDFEQALNLVHTMMDCGLTNLGIIDRQMVTKEELMKENAAILEQLTEETRKVLEQHRSVFTQSLDILIHEEVLSGEQFRELLAGSELPQPA
- a CDS encoding acetate/propionate family kinase, which codes for MKILVINAGSSSVKFQLYDMRDESVLAKGKVERIGMETAILSCEPTGKQEYREVSEILEHTTAIRKVLDSLVHPVYGVLGSIGEIDAVGHRVVHGGESFKESVLVTDEVKREIKQLFDLAPLHNPAHMLGIQAVEANMPDTPQTVVFDTAFHQTMPPVAYLYPIPMVLYRKHKIRRYGFHGTSHDYVSKRAAAFLGKPIEELKMITCHIGNGASCTAVLGGKSFDTSMGMTPLEGLMMGTRSGDIDPAIVPYTMAKEDLTLGEVNSMLNKHSGLLAISGGSSDMREIVQAMKDGDKNAALAFDMYAYRLRKYIGSYAAAMNGLDVLVFTAGVGENSARLRKAVCDGLTFFGVEIDDVLNEHHSGQERAISTPSSKVAVLVIPTNEELVIARDTHALIVREN
- a CDS encoding helix-turn-helix domain-containing protein, coding for MLTDRYAEIDGVIEYIHQNIYEDLPLTRLARYAGYSQYHFIRIFKERTGLSPQYYVSSMRLQKAKDLLLQTNLSVRDIGLEIGQQSLGTFTTRFTERVGVTPSEFRNQTHQADNHFHTLRKLNDWSRWHPVSTAYNRIEGTVQAEVPFEGIILIGLFAKPIPEGLPLYGTLLPSLGDFCFNDVKPGTYYLMATSVSWGMRAMDILLPHTTLRTRSKEPIEVMPHTPIPRQQVMLYPPRLDDPPILISLPLLMNIFLRQVQNSNR
- a CDS encoding DnaD domain protein, with amino-acid sequence MKEQQSVMAGFLAGIREGSVQIPYLLLKTYARLKLTETDAMLLIHVMAFGEKEKAEFPTLEDIQARMSVGQESVIASLQRLLKGGFITIDQDVDAQTGVQFERYNFTPLYEKMAACWADDYRKRQAETAASLLQDEGSNVFTIFENEFGRPLTPMEMETITTWLDKDRYKEELILAALKEAVFAGKVHFKYIDRILLDWSRNRVANVKQAKEYAQKFRTK
- a CDS encoding metallophosphoesterase family protein, with product MRNFVAVTAIIFFIIVLTACAGVPGTGPADEAGASGTSPAPSSPQSSPTDSSTFRFVVMGDSRGSGDAIAEATLRKLLGKVKELSPQPAFLLFTGDQVRGSSVNSELTEWKRIVSDYFPLNVVYPALGNHDYDEKVFSKQFDYLPSDQLAGYGRTVYYFDHGDSRFIVLNSNRQDAKRKFIVDGAQRDWLEKLLQTGDKKHIFVSFHIPAYPGSSHFGNSLDANPGERDALWAILDKYNVSAVFVGHEHNYSRREVDSSFYAAFRNKVPQLTIGGAGAPLYTAVKDKKNVVVGPKPVYHYMIVDVMPDKTQFSVYDINNNQIDSFER
- a CDS encoding 3-hydroxyacyl-CoA dehydrogenase family protein, whose amino-acid sequence is MTFKKIGVLGAGTMGQGIAEMLAAKGLEVFLTERTIEKLDAAWEMIENNLDKQMEKWAITAAEKKLILSRIHKVTFLGDVSLCDMVIETISEDLEQKMELFRQLDAICPPDVIIASNTSTLSLTELAAVTNRPERVIGLHFLHPVWKIDLVEIIRGLKTSDQTFEETKRFVTETIQKHGIQVYESPGYVTTRLICTLINEALHVLSERVATAEDIDTAMRIGYDFHYGPLEMIDRFGLDSVLAAMERLFREFGDIKYRPAPVLKQMVRAGQLGVKTGQGFFRYNKDGDRIS
- the asnS gene encoding asparagine--tRNA ligase, yielding MSEKCMIRDVKNHVGGAVTIGCWLYNKRSSGKIQFLQLRDGSGFIQAVVVKSEVGADVWEAASKLTQESSLYVTGSVREDERSQSGYELTVTAIEIIQITEEYPITPKEHGVDFLMDHRHLWLRSPRQRAILVIRAQIIRAIQQFFDERGFHLVDPPILTPSSCEGTTNLFHTKYFDEDAFLTQSGQLYMEAAAMALGRVYSFGPTFRAEKSKTRRHLIEFWMIEPEMAFVDHEENLKIQEQFVAHIVQSVLQHCEKELKVLERDTTRLEKVQAPFPRISYDEAVQFLQKRGMEFTWGEDFGAPHETAIAEQFDKPVFITKYPTEIKAFYMKPDPERPEVVLCADMIAPEGYGEIIGGSQRIDDPQLMEQRFQEHELSKEAYQWYLDLRKYGTVPHSGFGLGLERTVAWICGLDHVRETIPFPRLLYRLYP